The Paraburkholderia sp. SOS3 genome includes a region encoding these proteins:
- the argS gene encoding arginine--tRNA ligase produces the protein MLPAHKHILETLLADTVKQIATANEGAAEAAFVTPTITLERPKVAAHGDIACNVAMQLAKPLRANPRQLAQQIVDAVLAHPQATGLVDSAEVAGPGFINLRIAAAAKQAVVREVFAQNEAFGRSQREAGKRVLVEFVSANPTGPLHVGHGRQAALGDALSSLLESQGWNVHREFYYNDAGVQIQTLAISTQARARGLKPGDAGWPEDSYAGEYIADIARDYLNGETVSARDGEPVKGAGDIENLDAIRRFAVAYLRHEQDMDLQAFGVEFDQYYLESSLYKEGRVAQTVEALVAAGKTFEEDGALWLRTTDDGDDKDRVMRKKDGTYTYFVPDVAYHVTKWQRGFTKVINVQGSDHHGTVARVRAGLQGLGIGIPKGYPDYVLHKMVTVMRDGQEVKISKRAGSYVTVRDLIEWSGGATPGQEAAPDLIDEETIRRGRDAVRFFLISRKADTQFVFDIDLALKQNDENPVYYVQYAHARICSVLGEWKSRFVADEALLPSVDLAPLSSERAMALLQKLAEFPDLLTQAADELAPHAVAFYLRDLAGEFHSFYNAERVLVDDEAVRNARIALLAATRQVLANGLAIIGVSAPSKM, from the coding sequence ATGCTGCCTGCACATAAACATATTCTCGAAACCCTGCTCGCCGACACCGTGAAGCAGATCGCGACGGCCAACGAAGGCGCCGCCGAGGCCGCGTTCGTCACGCCGACGATCACCCTCGAACGCCCGAAGGTCGCCGCGCACGGAGACATCGCATGCAACGTCGCGATGCAGCTGGCCAAGCCGCTGCGCGCCAATCCGCGCCAGCTTGCGCAGCAGATCGTCGATGCGGTGCTCGCGCATCCGCAGGCAACAGGCCTTGTCGATAGCGCCGAAGTCGCCGGGCCGGGCTTCATCAATCTGCGTATCGCGGCCGCCGCGAAGCAGGCTGTCGTACGCGAGGTGTTCGCGCAGAACGAAGCGTTCGGCCGTTCACAGCGCGAAGCAGGAAAGCGCGTGCTCGTCGAATTCGTGTCCGCCAACCCGACCGGCCCGCTGCACGTCGGCCACGGCCGCCAGGCGGCGCTCGGCGACGCGCTGTCGAGCCTGCTCGAGTCGCAGGGCTGGAACGTGCATCGCGAGTTCTACTACAACGATGCAGGCGTGCAGATCCAGACGCTCGCCATCTCGACGCAGGCGCGCGCGCGCGGGCTGAAACCCGGCGACGCGGGCTGGCCGGAGGATTCATACGCCGGCGAGTACATCGCCGATATCGCGCGCGACTACCTGAACGGCGAGACCGTTTCGGCACGCGACGGCGAGCCGGTCAAAGGCGCGGGCGACATCGAAAATCTCGACGCGATCCGCCGCTTCGCGGTCGCGTATCTGCGTCACGAGCAGGACATGGACCTGCAGGCGTTCGGCGTCGAGTTCGATCAGTATTACCTCGAATCGTCGCTGTACAAGGAAGGACGCGTCGCGCAGACGGTCGAGGCGCTCGTGGCGGCCGGCAAGACCTTCGAGGAAGACGGCGCACTGTGGCTGCGCACCACCGACGACGGCGACGACAAAGACCGCGTGATGCGCAAGAAAGACGGCACGTACACGTACTTCGTGCCGGACGTCGCCTACCACGTCACGAAGTGGCAGCGCGGCTTCACGAAGGTGATCAACGTCCAGGGCTCGGATCACCACGGCACCGTCGCACGCGTGCGCGCCGGCCTGCAGGGTCTCGGCATCGGCATTCCGAAGGGCTACCCCGACTACGTGCTGCACAAGATGGTCACGGTGATGCGCGACGGCCAGGAAGTGAAGATTTCGAAGCGCGCGGGCAGCTACGTGACGGTGCGCGACCTGATCGAATGGTCGGGCGGCGCGACGCCTGGCCAGGAAGCCGCACCGGATCTGATCGACGAAGAGACGATTCGCCGCGGCCGCGATGCGGTGCGCTTCTTCCTGATCTCGCGCAAGGCCGACACCCAGTTCGTGTTCGACATCGATCTCGCGCTCAAGCAGAACGACGAAAACCCCGTCTACTACGTGCAGTACGCGCACGCGCGGATCTGCTCGGTGCTCGGCGAATGGAAGTCGCGCTTTGTCGCCGACGAAGCGCTGCTGCCCTCGGTCGATCTCGCGCCGCTCTCGAGCGAACGCGCGATGGCCCTGTTGCAGAAGCTCGCCGAGTTCCCCGATCTGCTCACGCAAGCAGCCGACGAACTCGCGCCGCACGCGGTCGCGTTCTATCTGCGCGACCTCGCCGGTGAATTCCACTCGTTCTACAATGCCGAGCGCGTTCTGGTCGACGACGAAGCAGTGCGCAACGCGCGCATCGCGCTGCTCGCGGCCACGCGCCAGGTGCTGGCGAACGGTCTTGCGATCATCGGCGTATCGGCCCCCTCGAAGATGTAA
- the metH gene encoding methionine synthase, with protein MTDHTLRLSGLEPFNVTSGTLFINVGERTNVTGSKAFARMILNGQFDEALAVARQQVENGAQVIDINMDEAMLDSKAAMVRFMNLIASEPDIARVPIMIDSSKWEVIEAGLKCVQGKAIVNSISLKEGKEAFVHHARLIRRYGAAAVVMAFDEKGQADTFARKTEICKRSYDVLVNEVGFPPEDIIFDPNIFAVATGIEEHNNYAVDFINATRWIKQNLPYAKVSGGVSNVSFSFRGNDPVREAIHTVFLYHAIQAGMDMGIVNAGQLGVYADLDAELRERVEDVVLNRRDDATDRLLEIADKFKTGAAKKEENLEWRNQPVEKRLAHALVHGITNFIVDDTEEARAQIAANGGRPISVIEGPLMDGMNIVGDLFGQGKMFLPQVVKSARVMKQAVAHLIPFIEEEKKQLAAAGGDVRAKGKIVIATVKGDVHDIGKNIVSVVLQCNNFEVVNMGVMVPCNDILAKAKVEGADIVGLSGLITPSLEEMAYVASEMQRDDYFRIRKIPLLIGGATTSRVHTAVKIAPNYEGPVVYVPDASRSVSVASSLLSDEGAAKYLQELKSDYDRIRQQHANRKAQPMVTLAQARANKTKIDWSAYHPVKPKFIGRRVFRNFDLNELANYIDWTPFFQTWDLAGKYPAILNDEIVGESARRVFSDAKSMLARLIQGRWLTANGVIALLPANTVNDDDIEIYTDESRSEIALTWRNLRQQSERPVVDGVMRPNRSLADFIAPKDSGVADYIGLFAVTAGLGVDVKEKQFEKDHDDYSAIMLKALADRFAEAFAEAMHARVRRDLWGYASAESLSNDEMIDEKYRGIRPAPGYPACPDHLVKRDMFDVLQAGEIGMSVTESLAMLPAASVSGFYLAHPDSTYFSVGKIGEDQLDDYARRMALSKADAQRALAPLL; from the coding sequence ATGACCGACCATACGCTGCGCCTTTCGGGCCTCGAACCGTTCAACGTCACGTCCGGAACGCTTTTCATCAATGTCGGCGAACGTACCAACGTAACCGGCTCGAAGGCCTTCGCCCGGATGATTCTCAACGGGCAGTTCGACGAAGCGCTCGCGGTCGCGCGCCAGCAGGTCGAAAACGGCGCGCAGGTCATCGACATCAACATGGACGAGGCGATGCTCGATTCGAAGGCGGCGATGGTGCGCTTCATGAATCTGATCGCGTCGGAACCCGACATCGCGCGCGTGCCGATCATGATCGACTCGTCGAAGTGGGAAGTGATCGAAGCGGGCCTGAAGTGCGTGCAGGGCAAAGCGATCGTCAACTCGATTTCGCTGAAGGAAGGCAAGGAAGCGTTCGTTCATCATGCGCGGCTGATCCGGCGTTATGGCGCCGCGGCCGTCGTCATGGCATTCGACGAAAAAGGCCAGGCCGACACGTTCGCGCGCAAGACCGAAATCTGCAAGCGTTCGTATGACGTGCTCGTCAACGAAGTCGGCTTTCCGCCCGAAGACATCATCTTCGACCCGAACATCTTTGCCGTCGCAACCGGCATCGAAGAACACAACAACTACGCGGTCGATTTCATCAACGCGACGCGCTGGATCAAGCAGAATCTGCCCTATGCGAAGGTGAGCGGCGGCGTGTCGAACGTGTCGTTTTCATTCCGCGGCAACGACCCGGTGCGCGAAGCGATTCATACGGTGTTCCTCTATCACGCGATTCAGGCCGGGATGGATATGGGCATCGTCAACGCGGGGCAACTCGGCGTCTATGCGGACCTCGACGCCGAGTTGCGCGAGCGCGTCGAAGACGTCGTGCTGAACCGCCGCGACGATGCGACCGACCGGCTGCTCGAGATCGCCGACAAATTCAAGACCGGCGCCGCGAAGAAGGAAGAAAACCTCGAGTGGCGCAATCAGCCCGTCGAAAAACGCCTTGCGCATGCGCTCGTGCACGGCATCACGAATTTCATCGTCGACGATACCGAAGAGGCGCGCGCGCAGATCGCCGCGAATGGCGGCCGGCCGATCAGCGTGATCGAAGGGCCGCTGATGGACGGCATGAATATCGTCGGCGACCTGTTCGGTCAGGGCAAGATGTTCCTGCCGCAGGTCGTGAAGTCGGCGCGCGTGATGAAGCAGGCTGTCGCGCACCTGATTCCGTTCATCGAGGAAGAAAAGAAGCAGCTGGCCGCGGCCGGCGGCGACGTGCGCGCGAAAGGCAAGATCGTCATCGCCACCGTGAAGGGCGACGTGCACGACATCGGCAAGAACATCGTGTCGGTCGTGCTCCAGTGCAACAACTTCGAAGTGGTCAACATGGGCGTGATGGTCCCGTGCAACGACATTCTCGCGAAGGCGAAAGTGGAAGGCGCGGACATCGTCGGGCTGTCGGGGCTCATTACGCCAAGCCTCGAAGAGATGGCCTACGTCGCGTCTGAGATGCAGCGCGACGACTACTTCCGCATCAGGAAGATTCCGCTGCTGATCGGCGGCGCGACGACCTCGCGCGTGCATACGGCCGTCAAGATCGCGCCGAACTACGAAGGGCCGGTCGTCTATGTGCCCGATGCCTCGCGCTCGGTGTCGGTTGCGTCGAGCCTGCTGTCCGATGAAGGCGCCGCGAAGTATCTCCAGGAACTGAAGTCCGATTACGATCGCATCCGCCAGCAGCACGCGAACCGGAAGGCGCAGCCGATGGTCACGCTCGCGCAGGCGCGCGCGAACAAAACGAAGATCGACTGGAGTGCGTACCATCCGGTCAAACCGAAGTTCATCGGACGCCGTGTGTTCAGGAATTTCGATCTGAACGAACTCGCGAACTACATCGACTGGACGCCGTTCTTCCAGACCTGGGATCTGGCCGGAAAGTACCCGGCCATTCTGAACGACGAGATCGTCGGCGAATCGGCGCGGCGCGTGTTTTCGGACGCGAAGTCGATGCTCGCGCGGCTCATACAGGGCCGCTGGCTGACCGCGAACGGCGTGATCGCGCTGCTGCCGGCCAACACCGTCAACGACGACGACATCGAAATCTACACCGACGAATCGCGTAGCGAAATCGCGCTCACGTGGCGCAATCTGCGCCAGCAGAGCGAGCGTCCCGTGGTCGACGGCGTAATGCGGCCGAACCGGTCGCTCGCGGATTTCATCGCGCCGAAAGACTCGGGCGTGGCCGACTATATCGGCCTGTTCGCGGTCACGGCAGGGCTTGGCGTAGACGTGAAGGAAAAGCAGTTCGAAAAGGACCACGACGACTACAGCGCGATCATGCTGAAGGCGCTGGCGGACCGCTTCGCCGAAGCGTTCGCCGAAGCGATGCATGCGCGCGTGCGGCGCGACCTGTGGGGTTACGCGTCGGCCGAATCGCTGTCGAACGACGAGATGATCGACGAGAAATACCGCGGCATTCGTCCCGCGCCCGGCTACCCCGCGTGCCCGGACCATCTGGTCAAGCGCGACATGTTCGACGTGCTGCAGGCCGGCGAGATCGGCATGAGCGTGACCGAGTCGCTCGCGATGCTGCCTGCCGCGAGCGTATCGGGCTTCTATCTCGCGCACCCGGACAGCACGTACTTCTCGGTCGGCAAGATCGGCGAAGATCAGCTGGACGACTACGCACGGCGTATGGCGCTTTCGAAGGCCGATGCGCAGCGCGCATTGGCGCCCCTGCTTTGA
- a CDS encoding homocysteine S-methyltransferase family protein, which yields MNKPALPVTSSASNSDAAYTRGTALPSLLKSRILILDGAMGTMIQRYKLGEAQYRGERFKDFARDIKGNNELLSITQPQVIREIHEQYLAAGADIVETNTFGATTVAQADYGMEDLVEEMNIASAKLARAACDKYSTPEKPRFVAGAIGPTPKTASISPDVNDPAARNVTFDELRAAYYQQAKALLDGGVDLFLVETIFDTLNAKAALFALDELFENTGERLPIMISGTVTDASGRILSGQTVEAFWNSLRHAKPLTFGLNCALGAALMRPYIAELSKLCDTYVSCYPNAGLPNPMSDTGFDELPADTSGLLKEFAEAGLVNIAGGCCGTTPEHIAAIAKALSDVKPRKWPTQYRDAA from the coding sequence ATGAACAAGCCTGCCCTTCCCGTTACTTCGTCTGCTTCGAACAGCGATGCCGCCTATACACGCGGCACGGCGCTGCCTTCATTGCTCAAGTCGCGCATCCTGATTCTCGACGGCGCGATGGGGACGATGATCCAGCGTTACAAGCTCGGTGAAGCGCAGTATCGCGGCGAGCGCTTCAAGGACTTCGCACGCGATATCAAAGGCAACAATGAGTTGCTGTCGATCACGCAACCGCAGGTGATCCGCGAGATCCATGAACAGTACCTGGCCGCGGGCGCCGATATCGTCGAAACGAACACGTTCGGCGCAACGACGGTCGCGCAGGCCGACTACGGCATGGAAGATCTCGTCGAAGAAATGAATATAGCGTCGGCGAAGCTCGCACGCGCCGCGTGCGACAAGTATTCGACGCCGGAGAAGCCGCGCTTCGTGGCCGGCGCGATCGGACCGACACCGAAGACGGCGAGCATTTCGCCCGACGTCAACGATCCGGCCGCGCGCAACGTGACCTTCGACGAACTGCGTGCCGCGTACTACCAGCAGGCGAAGGCGCTGCTCGACGGCGGCGTCGACCTGTTCCTCGTCGAAACGATCTTCGACACGCTCAATGCCAAGGCCGCGCTGTTTGCGCTCGACGAACTGTTCGAGAACACGGGCGAGCGGCTGCCGATCATGATTTCGGGCACCGTCACCGACGCCTCGGGCCGCATTCTGTCGGGCCAGACGGTCGAAGCGTTCTGGAATTCGCTGCGTCATGCGAAGCCGCTCACGTTCGGCCTGAACTGCGCGCTCGGCGCAGCGCTGATGCGCCCATACATCGCCGAACTGTCGAAGCTCTGCGATACGTACGTATCGTGCTACCCGAACGCGGGCCTGCCGAATCCGATGAGCGACACGGGCTTCGACGAGCTGCCCGCGGATACGTCCGGGCTCCTGAAGGAATTCGCCGAAGCAGGCCTCGTGAATATCGCGGGCGGCTGCTGCGGCACGACGCCCGAGCATATTGCCGCGATCGCGAAAGCGCTCAGCGACGTCAAGCCGCGCAAGTGGCCGACGCAGTACCGCGACGCGGCCTGA
- a CDS encoding thiol:disulfide interchange protein DsbA/DsbL, translating into MKKLLGLLCLSFGLIAGAASASPAAPVSGKDYTVLSSPQPVEVPAGKIEVIEFMWYGCPHCNEFDPYLEDWIRKQGPDVVFKRVPVAFRDDFIPHSKMYHAVDALGLAQELTPKIFHEIHVNKDYLLTPEDQAKFLAKNGVDPKKYMDAYNSFSTQTALQRDKKLIEDYKIDGVPTLAIQGKYETGPAQTDSLPGTIQVLDYLVGQVRAKKM; encoded by the coding sequence ATGAAAAAGCTGCTTGGCCTTCTTTGCCTCTCGTTCGGTCTCATCGCTGGCGCGGCAAGCGCCAGCCCCGCCGCGCCGGTCTCCGGCAAGGACTACACGGTGTTGTCGTCGCCGCAGCCGGTCGAAGTGCCGGCCGGCAAGATCGAGGTGATCGAGTTCATGTGGTACGGCTGCCCGCACTGCAACGAGTTCGACCCGTACCTCGAAGACTGGATCAGGAAGCAGGGCCCCGACGTCGTCTTCAAGCGCGTGCCGGTCGCCTTCCGCGATGACTTCATCCCGCATTCGAAGATGTACCACGCCGTCGACGCGCTCGGCCTCGCGCAGGAATTGACGCCGAAGATCTTCCACGAAATCCACGTCAACAAGGACTACCTGCTGACGCCCGAAGATCAGGCGAAATTCCTCGCGAAGAACGGCGTCGACCCGAAGAAGTATATGGACGCGTACAACTCGTTCTCGACGCAAACGGCGCTGCAGCGCGACAAGAAGCTCATCGAAGACTACAAGATCGACGGCGTGCCGACGCTCGCGATTCAGGGCAAGTATGAAACGGGCCCGGCGCAAACCGACAGCCTGCCCGGCACGATCCAGGTGCTCGACTACCTCGTCGGCCAGGTTCGCGCGAAGAAGATGTAA
- a CDS encoding SDR family oxidoreductase codes for MGSPQKVFITGASSGIGLALASEYVRRGAILGLVARRKDALERFRDAHPEHPILIYAADVRDAHALAAATQDFFAKHGCPDIVIANAGVSRGTVTGLGDLQAFRDVMDTNYYGMVATFEPFAAEMAAAHKGTLVGISSVAGVRGLPGSGAYSASKAAARTYLEALRVEMRPRGVSVVTIAPGFIRTPMTAHNPYAMPFLMDVERFAREAAHAIERKKRYVVLPWQMRFVAMVLHAVPRWLYDAAMKKAPHKPRSGAG; via the coding sequence ATGGGCTCACCACAAAAGGTCTTCATTACCGGCGCATCGAGCGGCATCGGCCTCGCGCTCGCGTCCGAATACGTGCGGCGCGGCGCGATTCTCGGCCTCGTCGCACGGCGCAAGGACGCGCTCGAGCGTTTCCGCGACGCCCATCCCGAGCACCCCATCCTGATCTATGCCGCCGACGTCCGCGATGCGCACGCGCTCGCGGCTGCCACGCAAGACTTTTTCGCGAAGCATGGCTGCCCCGATATCGTGATCGCGAATGCCGGCGTAAGCCGCGGCACGGTCACCGGTCTCGGCGATCTGCAGGCGTTTCGCGACGTGATGGATACCAACTATTACGGCATGGTCGCCACCTTCGAACCGTTCGCGGCCGAAATGGCCGCTGCGCACAAAGGCACGCTCGTCGGTATCTCGAGCGTCGCGGGCGTACGTGGCCTGCCCGGTTCGGGCGCCTATAGCGCATCGAAAGCCGCGGCGCGCACCTATCTCGAAGCCCTGCGCGTCGAGATGCGGCCACGCGGCGTCTCGGTCGTGACGATCGCGCCCGGCTTCATCCGCACGCCGATGACGGCGCACAACCCGTACGCCATGCCGTTCCTGATGGATGTCGAGCGATTCGCGCGCGAAGCCGCCCATGCGATCGAACGGAAGAAGCGCTACGTCGTACTTCCGTGGCAGATGCGCTTCGTCGCGATGGTGTTGCATGCGGTGCCGCGCTGGCTTTACGATGCGGCGATGAAGAAGGCGCCGCACAAGCCGCGCTCCGGGGCCGGCTAG
- a CDS encoding SPOR domain-containing protein gives MAKPRRTTKQSKQSGGTFLGIVLGLIVGLAIAVVVALYITRAPTPFVAKVAPPAASDAGASQPQYDPNRALQGKSPGQPVPQAAQPAPPNTAPGQTNNQTQSSGILDEPQIVEVPPAAGGASAAAPGVAGSNPSAAAVAGAKKPASSAPNGTPGAAVANVPPPAKPGTSAPPSAADANTGYLLQVGAYKTAADAEQQRARLAFQGFESKVTQRDAGGITYYRVRIGPFAKFEDMNSTRQRLSDAGIDTAVIRFTKQ, from the coding sequence ATGGCAAAGCCACGCCGCACAACGAAGCAGTCGAAGCAATCCGGGGGAACGTTTCTCGGCATCGTGCTGGGCCTGATCGTCGGTCTGGCGATCGCGGTGGTGGTCGCGCTGTACATCACGCGCGCGCCGACGCCGTTCGTCGCGAAAGTCGCGCCGCCTGCCGCATCCGATGCCGGCGCAAGCCAGCCGCAATACGATCCGAACCGGGCGCTGCAGGGCAAGAGTCCGGGCCAGCCGGTGCCGCAAGCGGCCCAGCCCGCGCCGCCGAACACGGCGCCTGGCCAGACCAACAATCAGACGCAATCGTCGGGCATCCTCGACGAACCGCAGATCGTCGAAGTGCCGCCCGCGGCGGGCGGCGCTTCGGCGGCCGCACCGGGCGTGGCCGGCAGCAACCCGTCGGCGGCGGCGGTCGCGGGCGCGAAGAAGCCTGCGAGCAGCGCGCCGAACGGCACACCGGGCGCCGCGGTTGCGAATGTCCCGCCGCCGGCCAAGCCCGGTACATCGGCTCCGCCGTCCGCAGCCGACGCGAACACCGGCTATCTGCTGCAGGTCGGCGCGTACAAGACCGCGGCCGACGCCGAACAGCAGCGCGCGCGGCTTGCGTTCCAGGGCTTCGAATCGAAAGTGACGCAGCGCGATGCGGGCGGTATCACGTACTATCGCGTACGGATCGGGCCGTTCGCGAAGTTCGAAGACATGAACAGCACGCGTCAGCGCCTCTCCGACGCGGGCATCGACACTGCCGTGATCCGTTTTACGAAGCAGTAA
- a CDS encoding helical backbone metal receptor — protein sequence MNEQTVDAAGIGHTPAGDDARIVSLVPSITELLFALDLDRQIVGRTGFCVHPRDRVRAVPKVGGTKSVRIDAVRALKPTHVIVNIDENERTTVDALRAFVPHIVVTHPLAPEHNLALFALLGTIFRREDAARRLGQALNEQLEAIGARDWPSQRVLYAIWHDPWMTVARDTYISAVLRLVNWHTLPAVDGGPAGARRYPAFALDAPWLDDVDRILLSTEPYRFTQSHCDALAQALQAAGKLTGKRIELIDGEQVSWYGSRAIGGIGYLQRYASRQ from the coding sequence ATGAACGAGCAGACGGTCGATGCAGCCGGAATCGGACACACCCCGGCGGGCGACGATGCACGCATCGTCTCGCTGGTGCCGAGCATCACCGAACTGCTGTTCGCGCTCGACCTCGATCGACAGATTGTCGGCCGCACCGGCTTTTGCGTGCATCCGCGAGACCGCGTGCGCGCGGTGCCCAAAGTGGGCGGCACGAAGTCCGTGCGCATCGACGCCGTGCGGGCGCTGAAGCCGACGCACGTGATCGTCAATATCGACGAAAACGAGCGGACGACCGTCGATGCCTTGCGCGCGTTCGTTCCGCATATCGTCGTCACGCATCCGCTCGCGCCTGAACATAATCTCGCACTGTTCGCCTTGCTCGGCACGATCTTCCGCCGCGAAGATGCGGCGCGCCGCCTCGGCCAGGCGTTGAACGAGCAGCTCGAAGCGATCGGAGCGCGCGACTGGCCGTCGCAACGTGTGCTGTATGCGATCTGGCACGACCCATGGATGACCGTCGCGCGCGATACGTATATCTCCGCGGTGCTGCGTCTCGTGAACTGGCACACGCTGCCGGCCGTCGACGGCGGCCCTGCTGGCGCCCGGCGTTATCCGGCCTTCGCGCTCGACGCGCCGTGGCTCGACGACGTCGACCGCATACTGCTGTCCACCGAACCGTACCGCTTCACGCAATCGCATTGCGACGCGCTCGCGCAAGCGCTCCAGGCGGCCGGCAAACTGACGGGCAAGCGCATCGAACTGATCGACGGCGAACAGGTGTCGTGGTACGGCTCGCGCGCAATCGGAGGCATCGGCTACCTGCAGCGCTATGCTTCACGGCAATAA
- a CDS encoding BTH_I0359 family protein, translating to MQMIYNSPNYCVVEFPPQDGHLAMKSGGYEIVDKNTQREIYIDGAMAASFREHVQKLIEEEPSLDEVDEFLGQFDSLMHQPVVLH from the coding sequence ATGCAAATGATCTACAACAGCCCCAACTACTGTGTCGTCGAATTCCCACCACAGGACGGTCATCTCGCGATGAAGTCGGGCGGTTATGAAATTGTCGACAAGAACACCCAGCGTGAGATTTACATCGATGGAGCAATGGCGGCAAGCTTTCGCGAGCATGTACAAAAGCTGATCGAAGAAGAACCGTCGCTCGATGAAGTCGACGAGTTCCTCGGCCAGTTCGACAGCCTGATGCACCAGCCGGTCGTGTTGCACTAA
- a CDS encoding DUF1840 domain-containing protein: protein MLITFKCRAAPDVMMLENLAQYLVGIVGKQLGQRGVITHDELGDAITKLEAAIVTDKKERAEHDGHFHEGEEGHDPHEIPIGLAQRAYPFLDMLRAAQKENADIVWGI, encoded by the coding sequence ATGCTGATTACTTTCAAGTGTCGTGCCGCGCCGGACGTGATGATGTTGGAGAATCTGGCCCAATATCTTGTCGGCATCGTCGGCAAGCAGCTCGGTCAACGCGGCGTCATCACGCATGACGAACTCGGCGACGCCATTACGAAGCTCGAAGCGGCCATCGTCACCGACAAAAAAGAGCGTGCCGAACACGACGGCCACTTCCATGAAGGCGAAGAAGGGCACGACCCGCACGAAATTCCGATCGGACTCGCGCAACGCGCTTATCCGTTTCTCGACATGCTGCGCGCGGCGCAGAAAGAGAACGCGGATATTGTCTGGGGGATCTGA
- a CDS encoding alpha/beta fold hydrolase codes for MQVNVNGIETRYVLSNEGGGPWLTFIHQLGGDLSIWDQLAGYFRNDYTVLRYDIRGHGESSAPTAPFTIADLSNDLAALLDKLGAKSTHVVGMSLGGAIAQQFAIDHASRVDTLTLADTFAFTAPESRSIWDQRIETARRDGVAALAPASLERWLTSDFQRAHPEVVEQIRDVYIHTSVEGFALASAALREFDVRDRLLQIRTPTLAVAGRHDTGTPPAATQVIADAIQGARFEVLDAAHLAPIEQSQRFAALLETFLRSRV; via the coding sequence ATGCAAGTGAACGTCAACGGCATCGAGACACGCTATGTGCTGAGCAATGAGGGCGGCGGCCCGTGGCTCACCTTCATTCATCAGCTGGGCGGCGATCTGTCGATCTGGGATCAGCTTGCCGGCTATTTCCGCAACGACTACACGGTATTGCGTTACGACATCCGCGGACACGGCGAATCTTCCGCGCCCACGGCTCCGTTCACCATTGCCGACCTGTCGAACGACCTTGCCGCGCTGCTCGACAAACTGGGCGCAAAAAGCACACATGTGGTCGGTATGTCGCTGGGCGGCGCGATCGCGCAGCAGTTCGCGATCGATCACGCATCGCGCGTCGATACGCTGACGCTCGCCGATACATTCGCCTTTACCGCGCCCGAGTCGCGCAGCATCTGGGATCAGCGCATCGAAACGGCCCGCCGCGACGGCGTCGCAGCGCTTGCACCCGCCTCGCTCGAACGTTGGCTTACGTCGGACTTTCAACGCGCTCATCCCGAAGTGGTCGAACAGATTCGCGACGTCTATATCCACACGTCCGTAGAGGGCTTCGCGCTCGCGAGCGCGGCGCTGCGCGAATTCGACGTGCGCGATAGACTGCTGCAAATACGGACGCCCACGCTCGCCGTAGCAGGGCGTCATGACACGGGCACGCCTCCTGCTGCTACACAGGTCATAGCCGATGCCATCCAGGGGGCGCGATTCGAGGTGCTGGACGCGGCTCATCTCGCGCCCATCGAGCAATCGCAACGTTTTGCGGCGTTGCTCGAAACGTTTTTGCGCTCGCGAGTCTAA